A stretch of DNA from Lachnospiraceae bacterium:
GTGCGGGAGGAAGATGCCTATACTGATGAGGCCGTAAGAAAAATAATCCTACAGGTGATTGGGGAGGAGCATAGAAAAAGCTGGATTCCAATTCGAGAGAGAATAGCGGTTGGCCGGCGTATTTTCTATGCACTGCGCAGATTGGATGTGCTGCAGCCGCTGATGGAAGACGAAGAGGTTACAGATATTATGGTCAATGGACCCGATCATATTTATTATGAGAAACATGGGCAGATGAGGCGATATCAAGAAAAATTTGAAAGCAGGCAGCGTCTGGAGGATTTGATTCAGCAGATCGTCGGCAATGTAAACCGGAGCGTAAATGAAGCGAGTCCGATTGTCGATGCGCGGCTTGCAGATGGTTCTCGGGTGCACGTAGTACTGGCACCGGTTGCACTAAATGGCCCGATACTTACAATTCGGCGTTTTCGCACTGAACCGATTACGATAGAGGATCTGATTGCCTGGCAAACGCTGACCAGAGAGATGGCCGATTATTTAAAAGCAGCCGTTGAGCAAAAGAAAAACATTTTTGTCTGCGGCGGGACGGCATCAGGTAAGACAACGCTGCTGAATATTTTATCCAACTTTATTCCCAGAGAGGAACGCATCATCACGATCGAAGATGCGGCGGAGCTTCGTTTAGCCGGTTTGGAAAATATAGTGACGCTGGAGACCCGAAATGCCCGTGCAGACGGCAAGGGGCAGATATCTATGCAGGAGCTGATTAAAGCGAGTCTGCGGATGAATCCTGATCGTATTATTGTAGGAGAGGTAAGAGGAAAGGAAGCGCTCGATATGCTGCAGGCTATGAATACGGGACATGAGGGCTCTCTGTCTACAGGACATGCCAATGACTGCAGGAACATGCTGATGCGAATTGAAACGATGGTTTTGATGGGAGCGGATATGCCCTTGCAGGCAATCCGTCAGCAGATTGCCTCTGCTATTGACTTGTTGGTCTATATAGAGAAGGGGAAAACGGGTCAAAGAAGGGTTACAGAAATGATCAGGGTAAAAGGATATAAAAACGGAGAAATTCAAACAGTGCCAGTCTTTTATCAGAATCAATGGTACAAGGAGGAAGCGGAGTGAATGAGAAGATCGATTACGAAAGGTATCCTCTGCAGATCAGACAATACGCCTTAAGCAGTTTATTAGGCATGACGGGTGCAGCACTGATCATGGTCATTTTTTATCGAAATATCTGGATGGTCTTGCTGGCATGCGCAGGAGGCGGTATCTTTGCTCCCTTTTATTATAAAAGATATCTAATCGATAAGCGCAGGAAGCAGCTGCGGGAGGAATTTAAGGATGCGCTGTATAGCCTTATCGTTTCGTTAAGAGCAGGCCGTTCTCTGGAGGGTGCGTTTGCCGCCTCGCTGGAGGATCTGGATGCCGAGATGACACCGCATATTTATCGCGAGTGGCAAGAGGTTATCGCGCAGCTGCAGGTAGGAATCCCGGTTGAGGAGGGGCTGCGGGAATTTGGAAAACGCAGCGGTGTAGAAGAGATTCAAAGCTTTGCCAGAACGGTGGAGGTATGTAAACGCTCAGAGGGCGATATTGCCAAAGTAATGGAAAACACGATTGATCTGCTGCAGGAGAGAATGGAAATTCAAATGGAATTAAAGGTGATTTTAGCCAAAAAGAAGACCGAGCAGAAAATTTTAAATGTGATGCCATTTGTGGTGATTGGATTGTTATTATTGCTGTCACCCGATTATCTGGAGCCGCTTTATGATTCTCTGCAAGGCAAGCTGGTAATGACAATTTGTATGGTACTTAGCGTGGTCAGCTATGCGGTGTCTAAGAAGATATCCAATATTGCTATGTAAGAAAGCGCAGATAGGAGAAGGGGAATGTGGATTGTCAGTATGGCAGCGGAGCTGCTGCTTTTGGTTTGGATCATATATTCCTGGAAAAAGGCAGGAAAAATAAAAGCAAAATGGAAGAAGGAGAGTCTGGTATTTCGAGTCTTACTGCCTGCCGGAAAGGCAATTTCGGATCATGTGCCCATTTCGGAAAAGCGCATGCAAAAGCGGCGTATATATTCTATTTTGTGTCAGCTTACTAGTGAAAAAGAAGGGAGGGAGCAGTATTACTTTTACCGGTGGAAGCGATGCGGATTAGCAGTGGGGATCCTCCTTCTTTGCAATACAGTCTGGATGGGAATGCACATAACAGAGAAACAAAAGGGGGAAACATTTAATTCTATTCAGGAAAGACCTATTTATGGAAGTGGCAGCCAAAAAGAAGAAGTAACCTTAGTTTTAGAGAGAGCTGACGGCGCAGCGGAGCATACATTTTCGCTGTCCATCCCGGAAAAGGCTATTACAGAGGAGGCAGCTGTAAAGAGGCTGGAGGAGGGGTTAGCTTATGTGAAGAATGAATGGCAGGGGAGGCTTGTGCTAGCGGATATATCACTGCCGGCGCGGTGGAAAGAGGTTTCGCTGGTTTATGAAAGTCTTACCCCAGAGCTTTTAAAAGAAAACGGTCGTTGGGTAGGGACCTTAGCGAAGCAGCGGCAGTCGATCCTGTTAAGGATCACCGGCAGCATAGCAGGGCAAAGCAGGAGTAC
This window harbors:
- a CDS encoding CpaF family protein; translated protein: MSEKDHSGMELRDIYLQCKKRIKERVREEDAYTDEAVRKIILQVIGEEHRKSWIPIRERIAVGRRIFYALRRLDVLQPLMEDEEVTDIMVNGPDHIYYEKHGQMRRYQEKFESRQRLEDLIQQIVGNVNRSVNEASPIVDARLADGSRVHVVLAPVALNGPILTIRRFRTEPITIEDLIAWQTLTREMADYLKAAVEQKKNIFVCGGTASGKTTLLNILSNFIPREERIITIEDAAELRLAGLENIVTLETRNARADGKGQISMQELIKASLRMNPDRIIVGEVRGKEALDMLQAMNTGHEGSLSTGHANDCRNMLMRIETMVLMGADMPLQAIRQQIASAIDLLVYIEKGKTGQRRVTEMIRVKGYKNGEIQTVPVFYQNQWYKEEAE